In the genome of Luteitalea pratensis, the window GCATGCGATCGAGGATCAGGAGATCGGGCAGGCGCTCGCGGAGACGCGGCATGGCGTCGTGCCCCTGTGTCAGAACCTCGACGTCGTGGCTGGCGCGCTCGAGATAGTGGCGCAGCAGGTCCGCGATGTCGGGATCGTCCTCGACGACGAGGATGCGACTCATGAGGGGAGCGGCTCCGGGCGGCCCTGCACCTGTCCCGCGAGCGATTCGATCGCAGCCGCGGCGAAGGCCCCACGCAGGTCGTCATCCGACGCGTACGGCCGCCTGGGAATCCGGCGTGCGGGCACCCGCCACGAGACCGTGGCGCCCGCGAACGGGTCCGGCGTCAGGGTCAGGTTCGCGCCGTCCGGCACGCCCTTGTAGTGATCGAGTTCGAAGCGATCCTGCCACCCATGACAGAGTGCCAGCGAAATCAGGTCAGCGGCACGCAGGGACGCGTAATCCTTCAGGAAACTGTCGAACGAGACACCGGTTGCGCGAGTGCCGAGTGCGGCGACACGGCTGTCGCGTTCCTCACCCATCGTGGTGAAGAACGCACGCCAGGCGGGATCGTCGTCATAGCGCGCGTACGCCGTCACCGCGTGATGCGCGACGAGCGCGGCGACATGCGGGCGATCGGCCAGCAACCGCAATGCCCGCACCCACACGGCCTGGCGTCGTGCCACGGGGAGATGGATGAAGTCCCAGGGGGAACCGTCCTCCGGATCGACGCTCGGGGCGTCGTCTTCGGCGGCCCAGCCGCAGTCGTGTTCGCGTGTGGCTTCGAGGAGCACGGGCCGCGTGTTCCGGTCCGGCAGCCCATCGGATTGCCAGTGCGACAACAGGTCCGCGGCCATGGCCGCGTGGTCAGGCTGGCGGATCAGGAGCCAGCTGTCGCCGTCGGGACGCACAATCACAGGGGAGAGTAGAACAGAAATAATGCTGGAATGCTGGCATTGCGGCATTAATGCGAGCGCCGCCTCCCGGCGGAAGGCGACGCTCGTCACCCTACCTGCACTCGGGGAACATCCACTCGCCGTTGTTCAACTTCGCGTCCCGGTACCGGGCATCGCTGCACATCGGTGCCACGGTCCACCGGCCGATTGCTCCGGCGGCGCGCGTTGCCGCCGTCTGGTCCACCCAGAACGGCGACGCGTTGCCGCAGTGTCCTCCAATGATGTCGTAGAGGCGCACCTGCGTGCTGTTCGGCATGGCGCTACCCTCCGGACCGCTGTAGTACGTAACGATGTCCTGCGACAGATCGCCGACGTTGCCGCGCTTCCAGTTCAGGCCCCACCGGTTGGTGTTGAACCGGCGGCGCAGTTCGGCGACGACCTCGAACATGAAGCGGTTGTTGCCGCCATGCTCCCGGCAGGAGTTGGCCAGGTCGAAGGGACGGGCGGCAGCCAGTGACACGATCACCCCGTACAGGTCACCGTAGCTCACGGCCGGGCCCGCAGCGAACGGATCGGCAAACTCGAACGCGCCGACCAGTTCGAGCGGCACGCCCTTCGTGGTGATGATGACGCTGGCAAGGCCGCGCCCGCTGGGCGGCGTCACGACCGAGATCGAGTTGGCGTTGTTGACGATCACGTTCTGGCGCGGCGTCCCCGTGATGCCGAAGCTCACGGTGGTGTCGGCCGTCAGGCCCAGGTTCGCGCCGGTGATGGTCACCAGCGTGCCGCCACTGGGGTTGCCGCGAGTCGGGCTGATGCCGGTCAGGCTCGGCGGCGGGGGTGCTGTCGGTGAGGCCAGTGTGGGCAGCGTGTCGGGCAGGATCGTGCCGCCGGTGGCGTGCGCACCGCGCATGCCGTTGCCCCAGTACATGGCCCGCTCCATCACCACGGGCACGTCCGACTCGAAGAACGCTGCGAACTTGCGATTGTGCAGCGCCGGGATCGTCTGCGGGGCAAACTGGCCTCGCGACCGTGCCGGAACGGTGATTGTGACCTCCGTGCCGACGTTCGAGTTGTCGTCTTCGAGGTAGAACACGCCACGCACCGTCGCGTCGGTGTCGGTGTTGTTCAGGACCAGGTAGTACGTCGTGAAGAGGCGTCGATCGGCGTCGGCCGGGCTCTGATACTGGAGGAAGCCGCCCTCCTGGCCATCCGCGAACCCCCACTTGCGTGCAGCCTCGGATGCGCCGGTGGCCACCGTGCCGTCACCCAGCGTCGCGCCAGCCTTGTAGACCGCCCGTTCGGCGACGAAGGGCTTGCTGCCAACGCTGACCACGGAAATCGAGAAGCCGGTGTTCTGGAGCGCCGGGTAGGCCGGGTCGCCCGCGAACACCTGCGCACGCGTGCGCGGCTGCATGTGGACCAGCACCGGCTGAAGGAGCCCGCCCGGACCATAGAAGTTGACCTCGACGTCGATGGGCTCGGTATTGGGGTTGAACAACAGCACGTAGGTGTCGAGTGCGCCCGCATACTGCGCGCCTTCGGCAAAGAGCCACGCCGGTTGTGGCGTGACACCGGCGGTCACGTGTCCGCCCTGGAAGTTGTTCCAGTACATGGCCCGCTCTGCGACCACGCCCACATCCGACGTCACCTCGATGGCGAAATCGAACTGCGACCGCGGGCCCAGCTGCTGCGCCAGCGCGTCGTTGGCGAAGTACGTCCGGCGCTGGCCCGACGGCACGACGTCGTTGACCGTGACCAGCTCGCCCGCGCTCGTCAGGTAGTTGACCCGCACGTTGGCGGCCAGCGTCCCTGGATTGCTGATGAGCACGTAGGTCTGGAAGAACCCGGCCGATCCTTCCGCGAACGACCAGGTCGTCTGGGTCGCGTTGACGCCGTTGCTGCTGTGGCCGGCGCGCATGTCGCTGACCGTGCCGGGGTTGTAGAGCGGGCCGAAATTGAAGAGCCCACCGCCCCAGTACATGGAACGCTCGACCACGACGTCGGCCGAGGCCGTGAGTTCGACGGCGAACCCGAAGTTCGCACCGGTGAACTGGCGGGCATTGACGCCGCCGCGGCTATACGCCTTGACGGTCAGCTGTCCCGGGATGGGCGCACTGCCATCCTGGGGGAAGAAACGCAGGTTGACGACCGCATCGGTGCCGGTCGGATTGCCGATCAGGATCTCTTCTTCGAACGGCAGAATCGGGGCCGTTGATCCTTCGGCGAAGTACCACGTCTTGAGCGTGGGCTGGGCATTGATGGAACTTGCTGTAGCTATCATCGCGAACGCGGCGCACACGCCTGCCGTTGCGAGTCTCGTGGCTCGAAACATTCATGGACCTCGTGGGAAGGCCTGATCGGGGCTGGGCTGGGAACCACATCCGCAGATCGGGCCTTAGTACTATACGGGCCCACGCGGCGGCCGCCAAACGATGTCGAGCGCCCTGTCGGGAGGTAGTGGGCAGGAAGGGCTTGCGAGTCCCCGCGGCCCGAGCGTGCCGCAGTGCACAGGCTCACCCGATTGCTGCGGGCTGAGACCGCCCCTGGGACGGCGGGGCACGGCCGGGCCCTTCGCAGCGTTCGGCTGTTCGACGTCTGGCGTTCGTCGCCGGTGGATGGTGGTACCGCCGGGTTGTCAAAGCCGGCTGTCGAGGTTTGCGGCGTCCCCCCTCGGGAACCAGGTAACAAGAACAGGGGCGCTCCCCTCATGGAAAGCGCCCCTGTTGATTGTGTGTCGAGGCCGGGCCCCGAACCTGCCTACGTGTCTACTGGCACTCGGGGAACACGAGGCTGCCTGTATTGGGATTGACCGCATTCCGATAGCGCGCGTTGCTGCACATCGGCCCGAGCGTCCAGCGCCCGATGGTGCCGGCATCGGCCGTCGCCTGCGTCTGATCGAGCCAGAACGGGCCTCCGCCGAAGCGGTCCGCCGGATTGCAGTGGTTCGCGATGATGTCGATGATGAACACCTGCGTGCTGTTGCGCATGTCGGACCCCTCGGGACCGTAGTAGTAGGTCACGATGTCCTCCGACAGCCCCTGGTTGCCGCGCTTGATGTTCATGCCCCAGCGGTTGGTGCCGGTGCGAATGCGCAGTTCGGCAATGACGTCCTCCACGAACTTCTCGTTGCCGCCGAAGGCCCGGCACGAGTTCGCGATATCCCCAGACTGCCGGCGTGCCATGTCGGCAACGTTGCCGAGAAACGACGCCATGATCTGGCAGGCCCTGCCGCCGCCGCTGCACGCATAGCCGGTATTGCGGCGGAAGGTGTTGATCGGCGCGCCCACGGCAGCCCACGGATCAAAGTACTCGAAAGCGGCTGGCGCGGTGATCGTTTGGCCGCGAGTCTCGACGGTCACGTCGACCTTGCCGGTGGCGCCAGGCGGCGTGACGGCACGAATCAGCGTGTCGTTCTCGACCTCGAAGTCGCGCGCGGGCACGCCACCGAACAGCACCTGCGTGCCGAGCTCGGTGTTGCCGAATCCGGCGCCCTCGATCATCACCTTCGTGCCACCGCCCGGCACGCCGCGACTGGGCGAGACGGTCAGGCCCGACGGGTTCGAGCGGAGCGCCGGCGCGGGCGTCAGCGGGAAGTCGTCAGCAAGCGGGATGCCCATCGACGCGTGGCCCGCCTTGTTGTTCCTGCCCCAGTACACGACACGCTCGACGACGATCGGCGCGGTCGAGGAGAAGAAGGTGGCGAACTTGGCATTGGCCAGCTCGTCGTAGAGCAGCGTCCACACCGTCTCGCGCGACTGCGCCGGCACCACGAGCGTCTTGGTGGTGCCGCTGTTGCCGCCTTCCGTGTAGAAGTACACCGTGACCGTTGCCGGCACCGGGCCGGGGTTGTAGATCGGGAAGAACGTGTTAAAGCGGCGCTTGTCGTTGTCGCTGTCGTCCTGGTACATCTGGAAGCCGCCCTGCAGACCTTCGGCAAAGCCCCACTTGAGCGCCGCTGCGGTGGCACCGGCCGTCGCCGTGCCCTCGGTCAATCCGCGCCAGTACACGGCCCGCTCGGCCACGAACGGCATCGTGGATGTCGCACGGATCGAGAAGGCCTGGTTGATGAGGCCCGGGAGCTCCTTGGCCCACACGCCGTCGCGCGTAAGGCCGCCGATGGTGCGCGTGGTCTCGGCCAGCTTCGCGCCTGCCTGCCCGAAGAACTCCACCTTCACGTCGATGGGCGTCTCGTTCTGGTTGAAGAACAGCACGAACGTGTCGAAGGCCGGGTCGCCTGAGGTGGAGAGCGCGCCCTGGATACCTTCGGCGAACAGCCACGTGGCCGATGGCGTGGTCACGCCTGCCGCTGCATGACCGCCGTGGATGCCGGACGGCGCTCCCGGCCCCCAATACATCTGGCGCTCGGCGACCACGTCGAGATCGGAGGTGACGATGGTGGCAAAGCCGGCGCGGCCCGGTTGGAGACGCCCGGAGAGCACCGCCGTCGGCCAAAACGTCCGTCGGCCGTTGGCCGGCACGACGTCGGTCTGCGCCACTTCCACACCGGCATCGTCGCGATAGGAAGCGGTGACGGTCGCCGGCGTGTTGTTCGGGTTGGCAACGGAGATGAAGGTGTTGAAGAACTTGCCTTCACCCTCGGCGAAGTACCACGTCTTTGCCGCCGCCTGCTGGCCGTGCTCGTTGTGGCCGCCGCGCAGGTCGTTGACCTTCTGGTTCCAGGACTTGCCACCACGGAACAACCCGCCGCCCCAGTACATCGTGCGTTCGGCAATGATCGGCGCACTCGAGGTGAGCCGGATCGCGATGCCTACCCGATCGCCGACGAGGCCGCGGATGTTCTCACCGTAGCGCGATAGCGGCTCGAGCGTCCGGACCACGGGCGCGAGCGCTTCGCCGTCCTGCGTGAACAGCTCGAAGGTCACCGTGATCGGTGTCGTATTCGGGTTACCGATCAGGATTTCCTGTTCGAACCCGAACGCGCCGTTGGTGGAACCTTCGGCAAACAGCCATGTGGTGAGTTCGGGGCCGGCCGCCAGGGCCGACGCGGGGATACAGAGGGCGATCGCGGCACAAACGCCAACGGTCGCCGTTTTCACGGCTTGAAACATGGGCACCTCATGACGGAACTCAATATCGACCGCGCCACGGCCGGGACACCGACAACGCGGAACGCGACGTACTATAGAAATCTTCGCGTGCAGGACCAAACGGAAACTGCCGGCGCTGACTACCGATAGCGCTCGTGGCACGTGAAATCCGGCCAACCCAAGCGTCCGCGCCACGGCGATGCAAAGCATGCGCCGTATCTCGGCTTTTGGGTTGTGCCGAGAATCCGGCCGGCGCACTCATCCATTTCATCCCGGCGACGGTCCGCCGCCGCACGACGTCCGGAAACCGGACGGAACGGTTTACCCCGGTTCTCGATCGCCGTCAGCGAACCGCCGACGGGCCGAGGGTCCATCCCCGGACGAGCAGGCCGAGTTGGCGAGCGTCACCGCCGTCCTGTCCGCCCGCAGGACCTGCCATACGTGTGATGCCGAGCGTAATCGTGTTCACGCCATCACGGACTGCATCGGCGGGCACATCCCACGTGTAGATCCCGCGCGTCGGCAACAGCGGCCGCGTGCCGACGTCACGGCCACCGACGGCAAGCCGCACTTCGTCTCCTGGCGATGGAGCTACCGGGGCCTGCGCGTCCAGCGCGAAGGTGAAGGCCTCGGCGTGCGGCAGCGCCAGCAGCAACTCGGCGCGCGGCCCGGACATCCAGCGGAAGTACCCCACGCCGGGTTGCACTTCCAGGTCGTGCCAGCCCATGCCGAAATGCGGCTCGACCCGCGGCGCGACCCGTACCTCGACGGGTTGCGGTCCTGGAGCACGCGCAAGGGACATGGGCCAGGCCGCGCACAGCCGCACCTCCTGGTCGGCCCGGGCCTGCGCGCGTGCCACTGGTCCTCGCAGGTAGACGCCGGCGGTCCCGCTGCGCCGGGCCTGGAGCGCAAACGCACCGGGCCGGGTGCCGTGCTCGATCAGCACCGGGCCGGATGCGTTGGACGGCGTCTCGGCGAGGCGGACGACCGATGGCGTCCACTC includes:
- a CDS encoding DUF3891 family protein codes for the protein MIVRPDGDSWLLIRQPDHAAMAADLLSHWQSDGLPDRNTRPVLLEATREHDCGWAAEDDAPSVDPEDGSPWDFIHLPVARRQAVWVRALRLLADRPHVAALVAHHAVTAYARYDDDPAWRAFFTTMGEERDSRVAALGTRATGVSFDSFLKDYASLRAADLISLALCHGWQDRFELDHYKGVPDGANLTLTPDPFAGATVSWRVPARRIPRRPYASDDDLRGAFAAAAIESLAGQVQGRPEPLPS
- a CDS encoding IPT/TIG domain-containing protein, which codes for MIATASSINAQPTLKTWYFAEGSTAPILPFEEEILIGNPTGTDAVVNLRFFPQDGSAPIPGQLTVKAYSRGGVNARQFTGANFGFAVELTASADVVVERSMYWGGGLFNFGPLYNPGTVSDMRAGHSSNGVNATQTTWSFAEGSAGFFQTYVLISNPGTLAANVRVNYLTSAGELVTVNDVVPSGQRRTYFANDALAQQLGPRSQFDFAIEVTSDVGVVAERAMYWNNFQGGHVTAGVTPQPAWLFAEGAQYAGALDTYVLLFNPNTEPIDVEVNFYGPGGLLQPVLVHMQPRTRAQVFAGDPAYPALQNTGFSISVVSVGSKPFVAERAVYKAGATLGDGTVATGASEAARKWGFADGQEGGFLQYQSPADADRRLFTTYYLVLNNTDTDATVRGVFYLEDDNSNVGTEVTITVPARSRGQFAPQTIPALHNRKFAAFFESDVPVVMERAMYWGNGMRGAHATGGTILPDTLPTLASPTAPPPPSLTGISPTRGNPSGGTLVTITGANLGLTADTTVSFGITGTPRQNVIVNNANSISVVTPPSGRGLASVIITTKGVPLELVGAFEFADPFAAGPAVSYGDLYGVIVSLAAARPFDLANSCREHGGNNRFMFEVVAELRRRFNTNRWGLNWKRGNVGDLSQDIVTYYSGPEGSAMPNSTQVRLYDIIGGHCGNASPFWVDQTAATRAAGAIGRWTVAPMCSDARYRDAKLNNGEWMFPECR
- a CDS encoding IPT/TIG domain-containing protein, producing MLCIAVARTLGLAGFHVPRALSVVSAGSFRLVLHAKISIVRRVPRCRCPGRGAVDIEFRHEVPMFQAVKTATVGVCAAIALCIPASALAAGPELTTWLFAEGSTNGAFGFEQEILIGNPNTTPITVTFELFTQDGEALAPVVRTLEPLSRYGENIRGLVGDRVGIAIRLTSSAPIIAERTMYWGGGLFRGGKSWNQKVNDLRGGHNEHGQQAAAKTWYFAEGEGKFFNTFISVANPNNTPATVTASYRDDAGVEVAQTDVVPANGRRTFWPTAVLSGRLQPGRAGFATIVTSDLDVVAERQMYWGPGAPSGIHGGHAAAGVTTPSATWLFAEGIQGALSTSGDPAFDTFVLFFNQNETPIDVKVEFFGQAGAKLAETTRTIGGLTRDGVWAKELPGLINQAFSIRATSTMPFVAERAVYWRGLTEGTATAGATAAALKWGFAEGLQGGFQMYQDDSDNDKRRFNTFFPIYNPGPVPATVTVYFYTEGGNSGTTKTLVVPAQSRETVWTLLYDELANAKFATFFSSTAPIVVERVVYWGRNNKAGHASMGIPLADDFPLTPAPALRSNPSGLTVSPSRGVPGGGTKVMIEGAGFGNTELGTQVLFGGVPARDFEVENDTLIRAVTPPGATGKVDVTVETRGQTITAPAAFEYFDPWAAVGAPINTFRRNTGYACSGGGRACQIMASFLGNVADMARRQSGDIANSCRAFGGNEKFVEDVIAELRIRTGTNRWGMNIKRGNQGLSEDIVTYYYGPEGSDMRNSTQVFIIDIIANHCNPADRFGGGPFWLDQTQATADAGTIGRWTLGPMCSNARYRNAVNPNTGSLVFPECQ